ATTGTTCAACTCTTTGTGTGGTTTTTATATCGAATAAGTGTATTTTATCTACATTTTTTAAGTTTAGTGAAATTTTTTCACCAATTTCATAGTGATCTTTTTTAGTTAAGTAAACATTAGCTAATACATTTAAATCATCTAAGTAAATTTGTGATTGAATTTCTTTTCCTAAATATTCTACAGTTTTTAGGGTACCATTAATGATTCCGTTTTTAGCTTCAACTAATGTTTCCCCTCTAAATCCAACTTTAATTTTGTCATTTTTATAATTTTTAAGCTCTAAAATTGGGTTTTTATTAATCATTACTCAGTTGTCTTTTACTTCAGCTTCAATAATTGTCATTTCTGGCATACCAAGGAATTTTGCAACAAATTCATTTTTAGGTTTTTCATATAATTCCATTGGTGTTCCTAATTGTTGAACTAAAGCGGTTGACATACAGATTATTCTATCACTAATTGACATAGCTTCTTCTTGGTCGTGGGTAACAAATACTGTCGTAATACCACTTTCTCTTTGTAAATCGCGTATTCATTTTCTTGTTGAAATACGTAATTTTGCATCTAAGTTACTTAGGGGTTCATCTAAAAGTAAAATTTTTGGTTTTTTAACAATTGCTCTAGCTATAGCAACACGTTGTTGTTGCCCACCACTTAATTGTGTTGGTCTTTTAATTAAGTTTTTAGTTATATCAACTCTACGTGCAACTTCTAAAACATCACGGTTAATTGCTTCAGGAATAGTAACTATTTCTTTTGCAAGTTCTTTTATTTCTACTTGTAAATCAGAAGGCAATTTTGTTTGCAATTCAGTAATTTTTGAACTAAATGTTAAAGCTTTAATATTTTCTTTTTCAAAAATTGGGTTAAATAAGTTAATAATAGATGTTTTGTATTTTTGTTTAATATCTTTTTTTATTAAATTATTACGTTTTTGTGTTTCTTTAATTTTTGAATTAATTTCATGTTTACGTGATAAAAGTGAGTCAGCGTGATACATTTTTTTTGCTGCATTAAGGTCTAATTTGTTTCTTAGTGAAACTATTCTATATTCTAATTTATAAATATTTTCTAAAGTATTTTGATAAACACCATACATTCTAGAACTTAGAATATCATTTGAATTAATTTTGTCAAAATCTGCAAATGCTTTTACTAATAGTTGTTCAATATTGTCTTTTAATGTTTTAAACTTAGTTTTTAATTCAGATAATCTTGTATTTTGTATTTCAAATAATTTATTTATATTTGCACTATATACTAATGATTTTTGGTAATTTAAGTAACGTTTATTTAAACATTTTAAAATGCACTTTGTTTCTTTTGTTAAATTGTAATTTTGTTTATTTTCAAGAACCAGTTCTTTAGTTTCCTTGTTTGATTTTAATTTAAAATCTTTAGATTCAACGTCTCTTAATTTTGTTTCTTCTTTTAAAAAGGTATCTGAGTAACTTGAAAATTCCGCTAATAAAGTATTAATATTTTTTTCAATATTTAAATATCTTTTATCTGTTTTAAAATCAATAAATGACTTAGAAACTTTTAAATTTGTTTTTAAAGTGCTTATATTTTGAATTAATTCTTTTGTTAATTTATTACCTTGAGCTAGTTTTTTAGCTTCTAGTCTTGAAATTTCATTTGTTGAGTGTTCAGTAATATCATTTTTTTGACTTTTTAATTCTAATAAATATTTATAACCTTCTTTAGGGTTATCAATAGTCATAAAGAATTGTTTTTGTAATTCTGATAATTGTTCTTCTGAAACATTAAAGTGTTTTAAAATTAACTCATATATTTTGTGTTGTGCACGACGTGAATTTTCAATTGTTTCTGCTTTTCAATGTTCATCATTTGCAAGAGGAAAAGCAATATTGTCATAAACAGTCATATGAGGATATAATGCATAATTTTGAAATACTAAACCTAATTCTCTTTGTTGTGGTGAGTATTTAGTTACATCAATTCCACTAAAGAAAATCTTTCCGCTTGTTGGTTTTAATAGACCACTAATTGCATTTAAAGTTGTTGATTTACCTGAACCACTAGGACCTAGTAAAGTAACTAATTCACCTTTATTGATTGAAAAAGAAACATTATCAACAGCAATAGCATCACCAAAATCAATAACTAAATCTTTGATTTCAATTGCAGGGGTTGATTTTTTATTTTCAAAACGCTCTTGAGCATATTGAAACATTTTTTCTTGATGTTCTTCAATAAAATCAGCCATTTTTTCTCCTTTATTTATTATTCTTTTCTAAAAATTTAAATAGATTATTTTCTTCATTTACTGCTTCTCTATTATTTAATAGTGAGGGTAAATACATAAACCTTGATAAAACATCTCCATGAGAACCATAGACAGCTTCTTGAAGTTCTAATGGTGTTTTGAATTTTTCATAAAATGCTTTGTTATTTAAAACTGCATGGTTTGCAGCATATGCAAAATCTTTTAAAAATAATCCAGGGATTGAATCTTTTTGTTTTTTTGAATATTCTGATTTAAAACTATTGATATCTACAAGAGTCATTCTAGATAATGTGAACCCATCTTTTAACATTTGGAATTCAAAACATTTTTCAAAATTATCTCCAAAAAATGTAATTCCAGTTCTTCTATCATAAGTAGAACCACTTGGGAAAAGGTATGTTCTTACTGTTTTTCCTAAAATTAAACTTTTAGCATGTTCGGTATCTCTATCAGAATATTCTTGTTCTAAATCAGATACATTAGGTGTATGAATAGATTTGGTTTCTGGTGTATCAATTCCTCAAGAACGGATTTTTTGACTAACAACATTACCAGATTTATCTTTGTATTCTAGTAAATATGTATCACCATCATATACTTGAACAACAGTTCCTTCAACTGGTTTAAATTGTTCTCAATATGTTAATTGTTTTTTTACTTTTTTTGTCTTAAAAAAATCTTCTCACACTTCAACGGTAATAGTTTCATTTAGCTTTTTACCAATATTTTCATCAAAATCTAACTTTATTTCTTCTCTAAATTGCTGATCACTTGATTCTTTATCTTTACTTTCATAAGAGCAAGAAACTGCGGTTGTTAAAAAACAAACAAAAGCTGAAATAGCTAATGTTGATAAAATAAGTTTATTTTTTATTTTTTTAAGTTTCATTTTATTATTTTAAAGTTTCTTTAATTTTGCTTACAAATTGTTCAAAGGTGAAATCTTGATTTTGAACAGCTTTATCAAACGCTGCTCTAGATGCTGATTCAAGTGCATTTCTTAATGTTTGTGATTTAGGAGCTGCAACGTCTTCAACGATTTTGTTTACAGTTGGTTCATTAGAAATAGCTTGAAGATTTTTAAATAATAATGTATTTGCAGTGTTTAGTTTTAGTGTTTGCGGATCTTTTGCTAATAAGTCTTTTGATGGAACTATGTATGAACCAAAGTCTGCTAAAACTTCTATAGGTGTTTGATTTGTATAAGTTTTTGTAGAAGTTTTGCTTTCTGGAATTTCAATAGTTTCTGTTTTGTTTGTTAATAATCATTTAATAAATTGAGTAGTACTTTTATCTTCATCTGTATTAGCGTGAACTCCAATAATTGATGGTCCTTGTAATGTAAATTGATTTGTTGTAGAATCTTTATTGAATTTTGAAGGAGCGTTTAAGAATGCTGCTTCATTTTCTTGTAATGTTTTTTCCTTTGGTAAATCAACTACATTTACTAATGAAGTTGGTAAAAAGAAATAATCATAGAATTTTTTTCCGTTTTGTCCTAATTTTCCAATTTTGATTGCACCTTCTAAAATAATTGATTCATCTTTTGAAACTTTGTATACTACTTTTCCATTTTCTTCTTTAAGTTTATTATCTGAAGTTAAAACTCCACCAACTGAATTTTCTGTTAAGGTATTTAATTTTTCGACTGTTGCTGTATCCCCTGCTTCAGTTCCAACATCATATTTACCATCAGCAGCTGTTAATGGTCTAGCATATAAATTATTAATGTGTCCTGAACCATCTTTAAGTGTAAAAATTGAATCTGCTTTAGATGCATTTTTTTGTCCTAATAAGTTAGCATATTGAATTGAACCTTTAATTCCTAGATCTTTATTGAAATCAAATGTTACTTTTGCACCTTTAACGAAGTTGTATGCATATCCAGCTGTTGAACCGATACTCATAGCCATTTTATGTGTTGTTAATGTTGATGATCCAAATGATCCTGATCCACCGATAAATAATGCTTTTGTAGCAATTGCTTGTTTAATAGCATTGTATATCTCTTCTAATCTTTGGTATTCTTTTGTTCCTGGTGTTGTTAAAACATTGAAGTCAAATCCACCATCTCTTTGATTGTTATCATCTTTAACAACTAATGATCCGTCAGCTGAGTTGTTTAATGAAGCCGCCATTACAAATGTTGCATTTGGGAATGAATCTAATCCTACTACATAGTTATTATTATTTGCATATAAACTTTTTGCTAATGTTGCAAATTTTAATAAATCAACATAGTTATCAAGCATTGTTTTTGAAATTACATAACCTTTTATTGCAGATTTAGCTGTCTCTAAGTCATTTCCGGTTGTTTTTCCTCCTTCTCATTCTGAGTCAATATATTTACGTTCTGCTTGGAATTTTTCATTTGTATATTGATCAATAAATTCATTTGCTCATTGTACTGAATCTTCTGCTATTGATGCTTCATTATCTCGTAATTCTTTTAGGAATTTTCCAAATAATGCTTTATCGATTGAATTCATTTCTCCAGATCTTGTTGTTGGAATAACTAGGTATTCTCCATTTTTATTTCCGGCAATACTTGAATTAATAGCTGTAAATTCTGTACTGAATACGTTATCAATTTCTGTTTTAATAGAATTAAAACTTAAATTCATATCATATTTAGCAACTTTTGAAGCTACAGTTGGATAATTAATCATTAAGTTAAAGAATGTTGATTTATCCTTAGCTGCTAATTTTGCTTCTCATTCGTTATCTGAATAACCTTTTGCACTTGTAATAATTTCAACTGGCATAAATCCAGGTTCATTTTTTTGTGACTCGTTGTATTTTTCTACAACAGCTTTTAAAGCTATTCCTTGTTTATTTGTTTCAGATCAAGAAGATAAAATTTTAATTTTTCCATCATTATCTTGATCAAAACGTGTTTCCTTAGTACATGATGCTGCAAGTAAAGGAGCAGCTAATAAAGTTGTTAATCCTAATCCAGCAATAACTGAAAGAATTTTTTTATGTTTTCTCATAAGTTCTCCTAAATATGTAATAAAAAAACGCGTTTTTAAAAGAGAAGTTAAACTTCCATTTTTAAAATGCGTTTAATTTTTTTATTGTTTGTTTTTGTGTTCATAATGTTATATTTAAATTGTAATACATTTGATGAATTTTTGAAAATATTTTTTATATTAATATATTAAATATATAATTTTAAAACAAGTGAGTATTTTAAATAAAATAAATTAAGGAGGAAATATGGCTAAAAATACTTATAAAATTGCTGTTGAAGCGATTAATGAAGCTAAAAATATTTTTATATTTCACCACATTAGACCAGATGGTGACTGTCTTGGATCTCAATTTGGATTAGCAGAACTAATAAAAACAAACTTACCTGATAAAAACGTTTATGTAATTGGAGATAGTAAAAATATTTTTCCGTTTATGAATTTTAAACATGACAACATAAATGAAATTCCTAAGAAACACTTAGAAAATTCATTAGCAATAGTTGTTGATGCCAACTCAAGTAATAGAATTCAAGATGCTGATTTAATAGTTAATAAAACATTTACTAAAACACTAAGAATTGATCATCACCCAGTTGAACCAGATATAAATTATGATTACACTTGAGAAGATGCTGAGTATGCAGCTTCTGGAGAACAAATTGCATATATAGCAATGCAAGAAAATTGAAAAGTTACAGACAAAGCAGCTAGATATTGTTATTTAGCAATAAATACCGATAGTGGAAGATTTAATTTTAGTAGTGTTGTAAAAAGAACTTTTGATGTTGTTTCTTATTTACACCAAGACAATGGATTTAGTGTTTGAGATGTAAACTTTCCACTTGCAAAACGTGATGAAAGAAAAGTTCGTTTCATGGCTTATGTATTATTAAAATTTAAATATGAAAAAGAAGTTTCTTATTTTTATGTTACAAAGAAAATTCAGAAAAAATTTGGTTTAAATGAAGATGAAGCTAATGATGTAAATATATTATCTAATATTGGTGATACAAAAATCTGAGTGTTTTTCATTGACATGAATAACGGAGATATTAGAGTAAGAATAAGATCAAATGGAATATGAATAAACCACATTGCTCAAAAATGAAGAGGTGGTGGACATGAATTAGCAAGTGGTGCAATGTTAAAATCTAAATCAGAAATGAAATTAATAATAAAAGATTTACAGGATGAAATTATTAAACATGCAACTAACAAATAAACAACTTGAGATATACAAAAACATTGAAACCAAAATTAAACAATTTGATAATATAATAATTTTTCACCACATTAGACCTGATGGAGATTGTTTAGGTTCACAATTTGGACTAAAACACTTAATTTTAGAAAATTTTGAAAATAAAAACGTGTATACAATTGGTGATAGTAAGGGGATATATAGTTTTTTAGATTTTGATTTTGATAAATTACCAGAAGAAAAAATACCTAATTCACTAGCTATTATAGTAGACGCTAATTTTAAAGAAAGATTAGAGTGCCGTAAATATTTAGATAATAATTATTTTGATGAAGTTATGAGAATAGATCATCACCCAAATGATGATGACTTAGATGCTTCACTTGTTTATGTTGATCCTTTAAGTCCAGCAGCTGCACAAATAATTACTGAAATTGCATACGCATTGAACTGAAAAGTTAATGCAAAAGCTGCAACTTACTTATTTTTAGGAATTTATACAGATAGTGTAAGATTAACAACTAATTTAACTAATTCTCATTCTTTAAATTTAGTTGCTAATTTATGAAAAGACGGCGCTCAAAAAGATTTAATTTTTGAAAATCTTCAAAAAAAATCTTTAAAAGATATACAAATTGAAGCCTTTATTCACTCAAATATGAAAATAAACAATAAAGTTGTAAGTTTCTATTTTGATCTAGAAACACAAAAGAAATTTGGTATTTTAGACCCTCTACAAGCAAATAAACCTTATACCTTAGCAAATATAGACGACAATAGAATATGAGTGTTTTTTACTCAGGAAACTAACGATCAAATTCGTTGTGAATTTAGATCTAATGGACCAAAAGTAAGAAATGTCGCTATTAAATGAGGTGGTGGTGGTCACCATAGAGCAAGTGGTGCTCAAATTTATGATGCAAACTTAATAGATGAAATCATAAAAGATTGTGAAGCTGAAATATTAAATCTTGCAGATTATGATAATTTGTAAAAAAATGAGGGGTTTTCCTCATTTTTGTTTTTTAATTTTAAAAAAATGGCTAGGGTACCATATACTTCCTAACCTAGTCTTATAGATAAATTATAACAAAAAATATTTTTTAAAAACACTTATAATTTTTCTATGACAATAGAAGATTTAGATGTTGTACCCAAAAAAACAGGTGTTTATTTTTGATTAAATAAATGAAATGAAATAATTTATATTGGTAAAGCTAAAAATTTACAAAAACGAATGAAACAATACTTTTTAGGTTCAATAAATAGCTACAAAACAACAAAACTCGTAGAAGAAATTGCAAGTTTTGAATTTAATATTTTTGCAAACGAAAAAGAAGCACTTATTTTTGAACAACTATCAATTCAAAAACACAAGCCAAGATATAACATTTTGTTGCTAGATGATAATAAATACCCTTACTTAAAAATTAAAATTTTAGATAAAAAATTACTGATTCAAAGAGCTTTCTATTACAAAAAAGAACCTAATGCTATATATTATGGACCTTTACCTCTTGGATATGGGGTAACAGATTTAAAAAAATATTTTGAATCTAAATATTTATATAAAAATGGCTTAAAAATTGAACATTTTAGTCAAGAATACCTTAAACAAACTTTTTTAGAAATTAAAGAAATATTGCATTTTAAAGATAAAAAGTTTTTATTAGAATTAGAAAATAATATGCAAATAGCTGCTAAAAACTTTTTATTTGAACAGGCAAATATATACAAAAAAATGATTGAGCTTGTTTCTAAAATGCAAGAAAATCAAGTAGTTGAATTACAAAATTATGAAAATTTTGATGCTTTTTTCTTTAGAAAAAAAGATGCTTACATTGTACTTAGTGTCGCAAACTACCGTTATGGTACACTTTTAAATACTTCAACAACTGCAATACATGAAATTTTTAATTTTGAAGAAACTATTAACTCTTTTTTAAATGCTTATTATTTAAAAAATGAAATACCAGAAACTGTGCTTTTTGTACATGATATGAAACAATTTGAATTAGATATTACACAAAAAACTAAATTAAAATATCCAGAAAAAGGTATTTTTAATAAAATTCTTTTAAATCTTGAACAAAATACAATAAATAAAATTGATATTGAAATAAATAAATTAAATATTTTAGAATCAAAAACCATTATAAATATTGAAAAATTAGCAAAAATACTTGAATTAAATTCCTTAAGAGATATCGTAATAATTGATAACAGCTACTTACAAAATACCAATCCTGTTTCAGCCATTTTAAGAATAATTGATGGTAAATTATACAAAAGCGAAAGAAGATTTTTTAATTTAGAAATAAATGAAAGTCGTAAAGCTGATGTTGAATACATGAAACAAGGTATATCGAAATTTATTAAATTAAATCCTGATAATATCCCTAATTTAATTATAGTAGATGGTGCTTTTAGCCAAGTTAACGAAATTAAAAAGGTTCTTAATAAATATAATTGACATTCAAAAGTTATCGGATTAGTAAAAAATGATAAACATAAAACTGATCATATAGTTACTGATTTAAATAAAGTAATAAAAATAACAGATATAGATTTATTTAATTTTTTAGCAAATATACAAATTGAAGTAGATAAATTTGCAAAACAAAAACATTCTAAAAAATCAAATAGTTCTAGTTTTCAAGGTTTTTTAACACAAATTAAAGGTATTGGAAACAAAACAGAAGAAAAGTTATTATCTTTTTTTGGTTCATACAATAATATTTATAATGCTTCATTTGAACAACTAACAAAAGTAGTGTCAAATGAAATTGCTCAAAAAATTAAAAAATACTTAGAAAATCATTAATAATTAAATTATTTAATATAATAAGTTTTGATCTAAAAACTAAAATATGGAGTTAAAAATAAGTTCATAACGTTTCAGAATGTTACTTTTTTTAAGTTCATAATTTTTTTTGTGCTAAAATATAATTACACAATTAAAAAATGGTCGCGTAGCTCAGCTGGATAGAGTACGTGCCTTCTAAGCATGTGGTCGTGGGTTCGAGTCCCGCCGCGATCGCCATTTTTTTTATTTTTGGAGACTTTTTTATATTTTTGTTCAAATTTTTTTTATTTAATTGTTAAAGAATTATAATTTTATTATTATATATAAAGAAACAAAAAAGAGGAAATTATGAAAATATATTTAGGACAAAGTTTTTCTCCTTATATTACTTTACCTTATGAACAAGCCTTAATGGAGGATGCGGAATTAACCGAGGATATAGTGTATTTTTATCAACATGAAAATGCAATTATTATCGGTAGAAATCAAAATGTATTTGAAGAAGTTAAAGTAGATGAACTAGAAAAACACAAAATAGAACTAGCAAGAAGATTGAGTGGTGGTGGAGCTGTTTATCACGATTTAGGAAATATTAATTTTTGCTTTATAACTCAAAAAGATAAAAATCAAAGCTATGAAAAATTCTTAGCACCTATTTTAGATTATTTAAAGAGTTTAGGTGTAAATGCTTATTTTAAAGGGCGTAATGATTTAGTTATAGATGATAAAAAATTTTCAGGAAATGCACAATACATTTTAGGTAATAAAATTTGTCATCATGGAACCATATTATTTAACGCAAACTTAGAAAAATTAGGTCAATTTCTAATTCCTTCAAAATTAAAAATGGAATCAAAAGGTATTAAAAGTGCTCGTCAACGTGTTACAAATGTAATTGATGTACTAGAAAATAAAATTTCAGTTGAAGAATTTATTAAAGGTATGATTGGTTTTTTTGAAAAACATTACAATGGTAAAGTTGAAGAATTACCTGAAAAATACCAACCAAGAGTAAAAGAAATTAGCGATTACGTAAAAACAAAAGAATGACTATTTAAAAAACAATTTCCATTTTCAGTTTCAAATGAGGCAAAATATACTGCAGGAATACTGAAAGTTAAATATTCAATAAAAGAAGCTCGCTTTGAAAATATAGCATTTGAAGGGGACTTTTTAGCTCTAACAGATCACTCAGAAGTAATTAAAAAATTAATAAATTCTGAATATGATAAACAAGAAACAAGAAAAATATTAAAGAGTTTTGATAATTTATCTGAAATGTTTGGTGGCTTAGATATTGAAGAAATTATTTTAACTATTTATGGAGAATAATAATTTTATAAATTTATTAGGCGAAAAAATTCATGTTTATGTAGAAAACACAAATAAGAAAAATAAAGTGTTACTATTGCATGGATTCAATTCGTCTTTTAATATATATAAAAATTTAATAAGTGAAAAAGATCGAAATTTTGATATTGCCACTTTCGATTTTCCAGGTTGTGGATTGAGTTCTTATAACAACAAAATAAATTTAGAATTGTACAAATTAGTAACAATTGAATTTATAAAAAAATACAACTTACAGAATTGTGTAATTATTTCTCATAGTTTAGGGGCAATAAGTGCACTAGAAGCACTTAAAAATAATTTTGCTCAATATGCTATATTAACCAGTCCTTTTAATTATTTTTTAAATTTAGAATCATTTATAAAAAATAATACACCTACAAAAGAATTAATAAAAATACAAAAAAATAACAACCAAAACACAGAATTAAAAGCAAAAATAACTCAAAAGCTTGATTTTGCTAAAAATTTAATAAATTCTTCTAGGTTTAAGAATTTATTA
The nucleotide sequence above comes from Mycoplasma zalophi. Encoded proteins:
- a CDS encoding ABC transporter ATP-binding protein, with the translated sequence MTIDNPKEGYKYLLELKSQKNDITEHSTNEISRLEAKKLAQGNKLTKELIQNISTLKTNLKVSKSFIDFKTDKRYLNIEKNINTLLAEFSSYSDTFLKEETKLRDVESKDFKLKSNKETKELVLENKQNYNLTKETKCILKCLNKRYLNYQKSLVYSANINKLFEIQNTRLSELKTKFKTLKDNIEQLLVKAFADFDKINSNDILSSRMYGVYQNTLENIYKLEYRIVSLRNKLDLNAAKKMYHADSLLSRKHEINSKIKETQKRNNLIKKDIKQKYKTSIINLFNPIFEKENIKALTFSSKITELQTKLPSDLQVEIKELAKEIVTIPEAINRDVLEVARRVDITKNLIKRPTQLSGGQQQRVAIARAIVKKPKILLLDEPLSNLDAKLRISTRKWIRDLQRESGITTVFVTHDQEEAMSISDRIICMSTALVQQLGTPMELYEKPKNEFVAKFLGMPEMTIIEAEVKDNWVMINKNPILELKNYKNDKIKVGFRGETLVEAKNGIINGTLKTVEYLGKEIQSQIYLDDLNVLANVYLTKKDHYEIGEKISLNLKNVDKIHLFDIKTTQRVEQ
- a CDS encoding thermonuclease family protein, yielding MKLKKIKNKLILSTLAISAFVCFLTTAVSCSYESKDKESSDQQFREEIKLDFDENIGKKLNETITVEVWEDFFKTKKVKKQLTYWEQFKPVEGTVVQVYDGDTYLLEYKDKSGNVVSQKIRSWGIDTPETKSIHTPNVSDLEQEYSDRDTEHAKSLILGKTVRTYLFPSGSTYDRRTGITFFGDNFEKCFEFQMLKDGFTLSRMTLVDINSFKSEYSKKQKDSIPGLFLKDFAYAANHAVLNNKAFYEKFKTPLELQEAVYGSHGDVLSRFMYLPSLLNNREAVNEENNLFKFLEKNNK
- a CDS encoding P68 family surface lipoprotein codes for the protein MRKHKKILSVIAGLGLTTLLAAPLLAASCTKETRFDQDNDGKIKILSSWSETNKQGIALKAVVEKYNESQKNEPGFMPVEIITSAKGYSDNEWEAKLAAKDKSTFFNLMINYPTVASKVAKYDMNLSFNSIKTEIDNVFSTEFTAINSSIAGNKNGEYLVIPTTRSGEMNSIDKALFGKFLKELRDNEASIAEDSVQWANEFIDQYTNEKFQAERKYIDSEWEGGKTTGNDLETAKSAIKGYVISKTMLDNYVDLLKFATLAKSLYANNNNYVVGLDSFPNATFVMAASLNNSADGSLVVKDDNNQRDGGFDFNVLTTPGTKEYQRLEEIYNAIKQAIATKALFIGGSGSFGSSTLTTHKMAMSIGSTAGYAYNFVKGAKVTFDFNKDLGIKGSIQYANLLGQKNASKADSIFTLKDGSGHINNLYARPLTAADGKYDVGTEAGDTATVEKLNTLTENSVGGVLTSDNKLKEENGKVVYKVSKDESIILEGAIKIGKLGQNGKKFYDYFFLPTSLVNVVDLPKEKTLQENEAAFLNAPSKFNKDSTTNQFTLQGPSIIGVHANTDEDKSTTQFIKWLLTNKTETIEIPESKTSTKTYTNQTPIEVLADFGSYIVPSKDLLAKDPQTLKLNTANTLLFKNLQAISNEPTVNKIVEDVAAPKSQTLRNALESASRAAFDKAVQNQDFTFEQFVSKIKETLK
- a CDS encoding DHH family phosphoesterase translates to MAKNTYKIAVEAINEAKNIFIFHHIRPDGDCLGSQFGLAELIKTNLPDKNVYVIGDSKNIFPFMNFKHDNINEIPKKHLENSLAIVVDANSSNRIQDADLIVNKTFTKTLRIDHHPVEPDINYDYTWEDAEYAASGEQIAYIAMQENWKVTDKAARYCYLAINTDSGRFNFSSVVKRTFDVVSYLHQDNGFSVWDVNFPLAKRDERKVRFMAYVLLKFKYEKEVSYFYVTKKIQKKFGLNEDEANDVNILSNIGDTKIWVFFIDMNNGDIRVRIRSNGIWINHIAQKWRGGGHELASGAMLKSKSEMKLIIKDLQDEIIKHATNK
- a CDS encoding DHH family phosphoesterase — its product is MQLTNKQLEIYKNIETKIKQFDNIIIFHHIRPDGDCLGSQFGLKHLILENFENKNVYTIGDSKGIYSFLDFDFDKLPEEKIPNSLAIIVDANFKERLECRKYLDNNYFDEVMRIDHHPNDDDLDASLVYVDPLSPAAAQIITEIAYALNWKVNAKAATYLFLGIYTDSVRLTTNLTNSHSLNLVANLWKDGAQKDLIFENLQKKSLKDIQIEAFIHSNMKINNKVVSFYFDLETQKKFGILDPLQANKPYTLANIDDNRIWVFFTQETNDQIRCEFRSNGPKVRNVAIKWGGGGHHRASGAQIYDANLIDEIIKDCEAEILNLADYDNL
- the uvrC gene encoding excinuclease ABC subunit UvrC, producing the protein MTIEDLDVVPKKTGVYFWLNKWNEIIYIGKAKNLQKRMKQYFLGSINSYKTTKLVEEIASFEFNIFANEKEALIFEQLSIQKHKPRYNILLLDDNKYPYLKIKILDKKLLIQRAFYYKKEPNAIYYGPLPLGYGVTDLKKYFESKYLYKNGLKIEHFSQEYLKQTFLEIKEILHFKDKKFLLELENNMQIAAKNFLFEQANIYKKMIELVSKMQENQVVELQNYENFDAFFFRKKDAYIVLSVANYRYGTLLNTSTTAIHEIFNFEETINSFLNAYYLKNEIPETVLFVHDMKQFELDITQKTKLKYPEKGIFNKILLNLEQNTINKIDIEINKLNILESKTIINIEKLAKILELNSLRDIVIIDNSYLQNTNPVSAILRIIDGKLYKSERRFFNLEINESRKADVEYMKQGISKFIKLNPDNIPNLIIVDGAFSQVNEIKKVLNKYNWHSKVIGLVKNDKHKTDHIVTDLNKVIKITDIDLFNFLANIQIEVDKFAKQKHSKKSNSSSFQGFLTQIKGIGNKTEEKLLSFFGSYNNIYNASFEQLTKVVSNEIAQKIKKYLENH
- a CDS encoding lipoate--protein ligase, with product MKIYLGQSFSPYITLPYEQALMEDAELTEDIVYFYQHENAIIIGRNQNVFEEVKVDELEKHKIELARRLSGGGAVYHDLGNINFCFITQKDKNQSYEKFLAPILDYLKSLGVNAYFKGRNDLVIDDKKFSGNAQYILGNKICHHGTILFNANLEKLGQFLIPSKLKMESKGIKSARQRVTNVIDVLENKISVEEFIKGMIGFFEKHYNGKVEELPEKYQPRVKEISDYVKTKEWLFKKQFPFSVSNEAKYTAGILKVKYSIKEARFENIAFEGDFLALTDHSEVIKKLINSEYDKQETRKILKSFDNLSEMFGGLDIEEIILTIYGE
- a CDS encoding alpha/beta fold hydrolase yields the protein MENNNFINLLGEKIHVYVENTNKKNKVLLLHGFNSSFNIYKNLISEKDRNFDIATFDFPGCGLSSYNNKINLELYKLVTIEFIKKYNLQNCVIISHSLGAISALEALKNNFAQYAILTSPFNYFLNLESFIKNNTPTKELIKIQKNNNQNTELKAKITQKLDFAKNLINSSRFKNLLTQEMLNKKYVQNQVKPLYFLTDKYSIVTGTIDLIVPLLSCKQLVKNTNKELLTFKYSHKFWQNISNMDLQILIELIERSFCA